The nucleotide window TTTAGGAATCCTTGATATTGAATCTACTAGCTATAGCGAAGACACTGATTCAGTTATCATCGAAGGTTCAAACGTTCCTTACAGAGCTACATACTTAATTGACGAAACTGGAAAAATTTTCCACGAAAGCGTAAACGATATGCCACTAGGACGTAACGTAAACGAATACTTAAGAATGGTTGATGCTTACACTCACATCCAAACTAAAGGTGAAGTTTGTCCTGCAAACTGGGAAGCTGGTAAAGAAGCTATGACTGCTGACAGAAAAAGTACTGCAGAATACTTAAGCTTAAACTAATAACAATAGCAATGACAATGGCAATTTTCAATTTTAAAAATTGCCATTGAAGTTGTAATTGAAATTTAAATTTTAAAAACATGCTAATAGAATTAAACGAAGACACGTTAGCGTCTTTAATAGCGCAAAACGAAAAAGTGGTGGTTCAATACTCTGCCTCTTGGTGTGGGAATTGCCGAATCATGAAACCAAAATTTAAAAAACTGGCTTTAGACAATGACGGAATTTCATTTGTTTTGGTAGATGCCGAAAGTTTTCCGGAATCCAGAAAACTAGCCAACGTAAGCAACTTGCCTACATTTGCCACTTTCGTAAACGGAAAATTGGTAAACGAGACTCAAACTAACAAACAGGAAGTTTTGATCGAATTGGTGAACGAAATAGTTTAATTTTAGATCGTTAGACTTACTTAGATTTTTAGATACTATATTATTAAAAATTTAAAGAAAGTCTAAGAAGTCTAAGCAAGTCTAAGCAAGTCTAATAATCTAAGAAATCTACAAAATGAAGTTACCCGTAATAAAACACCTTACCCAATTCATTGAGGAAAACGACCAGGATTACATAATCGAAACGCTGGAAGTATTGGAATCCATGACTGAAATCGCCTCTTTAAAAGACGAAGAACTAGATGTCATTGGCGAATTGATTTCGAACATGTACGGCGCACTTGAAGTTCACAAAATGATACAACAAGGAACCGATAAAAAAGAAGCCCTGAATGCCTTTATGAAAAGAGTTCTCGGAGCAATTGACAAATAACAACTACCATATATATTATCAAAAAACAAGAAGCGTTTCCTGAAAAGAGACGCTTTTTTTTATGAAGCAAGAACATGCAATTTTCCCTGAAAGTTTCCTCCCGCTTTCGCTTCAATCTCTTGTACTGAACCCCAGTACAAGAGGATTTCCACTACAATCGGGGCTAAAAATCAACATTCTGCTTTTTTAGGAGAGAAATGTATTGATGCAACCGGTATTATTTGCCACCCCGCCCTGCGGGCACCCCTCCAAAGGAGGGGAAATAACAAACTGCAAACAATAAACTTCTAAACTCCTAAACTCCTAAACCTTCTAAACTTCTAAACCTTCAATCTAAAAAAACATAGGGATTTAGAAACATTAGATTCTCAGCAACTCAAAAAAACAAATCCTTTTAGATTCAAATTTTAATCCTTACTTTTGAACCTCACAAAAAAAACAAACATTTATGGCTACCGTAACATTAAAAGGAAACCCAATACACACTTCAGGAGAACTACCAAAAGTAGGATCAAAATTGGCAAATTTTAAATTAGTAAAAAGCGATTTATCTGTTGCTGATTTGAGCACTTTTGCTGGTAAAAAATTAGTTTTAAATATTTTCCCTAGCATCGATACAGGAACTTGTGCAGCGTCAGTTAGAAAATTCAACGAAACTGCAAGCAAATTAGAAAACACCAGTGTTTTGTGTATTTCCAGAGATTTACCGTTTGCACAACAACGTTTTTGTGGTGCTGAAGGGCTTGAAAATGTAGTAAACTTATCAGACTTTCAAGAAGGAACTTTTGGAAAAGACAATGGTTTGGATTTTATCGATGGCCCTTTGAAAGGACTACATTCAAGAGTTATCATAGTTACTGATGAAAACGGTGTTGTAAAACACACAGAACAAGTAGGCGAAATCGTAAACGAACCTAATTATGAAGCTGCTTTAGCTGCACTTTAATATTCTATAATGGAATTTCAAAAAGACAACACATTGCTTACCGGCCGATTGAAAAGCGTAAAATTCGCTTTTCAAGGTGCCGTAAAATTAATTACTACCGAGCACAGCGTAATGGTCCAATTTTCAATTGGAATCCTGATGACAATTGCCGGTATTTATTTTCAAATCACAGCCACCGAATGGCTTTTTCAAACCCTGGCCATTGGTTTAGTCATGAGCATTGAAGGATTAAATACGGCTGTAGAAAAAATAGCCGATTTTATTCATCCCAATTTTCACGAAAAAATTGGTTTTATAAAAGATATTGCCGCTGGAGCAGTATTTTTTGCCGCACTAACAGCAATTGCAATTGGTCTGATTATTTATGTCCCAAAATTTTTATAGGTTCAATTAATTCAAGAATGGCAAAATCTACAAAAAAAGAATCTTTAGATAAAAAAAGCGAATTAGAAGCTACAGAAAAAAAATCATGGGGACTCTCCAAACAACATAAAATTGTTTTGGGATTCCTTTTGGTATTATTCTCTATCGCTTTATTAGTCGCATTTGTCTCATTCTTTATCTATGGGCAAATTGACCAAAGCGCTCTTACAGAATTAGGAGACCGTAAAGAAGTAGTTCAAAACTGGTTAGGCAAATTTGGAGCTTATCTTGCCGATTTATTCATCTATCGTGGGTTTGGTATTGCTGCCTTTCTATTTGTGCGCTTATTTTTCCTGACTGGAATGTACCTAATTTTGAGTCTCTCGATAAAGAAACTAAAAGGAGTTTGGTTTTGGGATTTATTTGCTGTTATCATTTTATCAGTTCTGTTTGGTTTTTTTGCCACTTCACTACCTGAATTGGGAGGAACAATCGGTTATGAACTGAATTTATTTGCACAGGATTATATTGGAAAAACAGGAACGCTTTTGGTACTGGTTTTTTGTGTGCTCCTTTATTTGATTTTCAAAATACAGGTATCGCCGGAAAAAGTGCAATCCTTTTTTGAAAAAACAAAAAAAGAAATCAGTGAAGATATGGCTTCAGCACCAATATTATCAACAACTGAAAATAATGAAAGCGCTTATAACTTAGAAGAATTTGCTGTAGAAGACGAACCGGAAGAAGAATGGGACAACATCCACCTAAAAACACCTACTTCCCAATTTGAAATCAACAAAGAAGCCTTGAAACCAACTATTTCAAGTGCTTCCGAAATCAATTTGGAACCTACAATTAAACCAACTCCTATAGAACTTGAACCAATTGCACCAGCAAAAGCTAAAACAGAACCACAAACAGAAGAAGCTTTTGTAATTGAAAAAGCTGTAGAAGAAGACATTATTGAAGATAATTTAGCTTCTCGCTTGGTAGAAGATTTTGGGTTATTTGATCCTACTTTGGATTTGTCCAATTACAAATTCCCAACTATCGATTTATTAAAAGAGTATTCGACTGGAGGAATTACCATCAATCAAGAAGAACTCGAAGAAAACAAAAACAAAATTGTCGATACCCTTCGCAATTACAAAATAGAAATCGCTCAAATCAAAGCGACAGTAGGACCATCGGTAACTTTATATGAAATTGTTCCTGAAGCCGGAATCCGTATTTCTAAAATCAAGAGTTTGGAAGACGATATAGCCTTGTCATTATCGGCATTGGGAATTCGTATCATTGCCCCTATTCCAGGTAAAGGAACTATCGGTATCGAGGTTCCAAACAAGACTCCTACAATGGTTTCGATGCGAAGTGCCATTGGATCTGCTAAATTCCAGGAAGCCGAAATGGAATTGCCTATTGCTCTTGGAAAAACCATTTCGAACGAGACATTTGTGGTCGATTTGGCCAAAATGCCTCACTTATTGATGGCGGGAGCTACCGGACAAGGAAAATCGGTTGGTTTGAATGCTGTTTTAACTTCACTTTTATACAAAAAACATCCGGCCGAAGTAAAATTTGTATTGGTTGACCCTAAGAAAGTTGAACTTACGCTTTTCAATAAAATTGAAAGACATTACCTAGCCAAACTGCCGGATACCGAAGATGCTATCATCACCGATAATGCCAAGGTAGTAACGACTTTGAACTCACTTTGTGTGGAAATGGATAATCGTTATTCATTGCTTAAAGACGCGATGGTAAGAAACATCAAGGAATACAACGAAAAATTCAAAAGCCGAAGATTGAATCCGGAGAACGGACACCGATTCCTTCCCTATATCGTATTGGTTGTCGATGAGTTTGCCGATTTGATTATGACTGCCGGAAAAGAAGTTGAAGTTCCTATTGCCCGTTTGGCGCAATTGGCACGTGCCATTGGTATTCACTTGATTATTGCAACACAAAGACCATCGGTGAATGTAATTACAGGTTTGATCAAAGCCAACTTCCCAGCGAGAATTGCTTTTAGAGTAACCTCTAAAATCGATTCCAGAACCATTTTGGACACTCAGGGAGCTGATCAATTGATCGGACGCGGGGATTTATTATACTCGAATGGAAATGATGTTGTCCGCGTACAATGCGCCTTTGTGGACACTCCCGAAGTGGAAAAAATAACTGAATTTATTGGTTCGCAAAAAGCGTATGCCACGGCTTACCTTCTTCCTGAATTTATTGGAGAAGACAATGGAGTAAGTTTGGAAATGGATATATCTGAAAGGGACAGCTTGTTTAGGGAAGCAGCCGAAGTAATTGTAAATGCGCAACAAGGATCGGCTTCGTTATTACAACGAAAACTGAAATTGGGTTACAACAGAGCCGGAAGATTGATTGACCAACTCGAAGCTGCCGGAATTGTAGGTCCTTTTGAAGGAAGTAAAGCTAGAAACGTTAACATTCAAGATATGGCCAGCTTGGATCAGTTTTTTCAAAACGAAGGCTAATCAATTAGACAATTTGATAATTAGATAATTGGATAATTAAAATTTGAAATTGATTTTTGACATTGAAATTGAAATTTAGCTTTTTATTAAATACTTATAACTTTTAAGGTTTTACTTTTGCACCAAATTTCATTATTGCACGAATGCGCGTGAGGGATAGAAGCTGGCTACCAAAGTAGCGCGGATAGCCCGACCCCGATATATAAAGGGGCGTATATGCGTTGCTATGAGTAGCCCCTTTATATATTGGGGGCACGCCCAAAAAATTATTATTAAATACTAAGAATACAATAAAACAAATGACACTACAAAACAGATTAGGAATGAGAGCAATTGTAGGCCTTTTGGCAGCACTTTTCATTGGATTTTCGACTCAGGCACAAGATAAAAAAGCAAAAGATTTACTGGACAAAGTAACTGCCAAAGTAAAAAGTTACGAGAACATAACAATCGATTTTAAATATTCGCTAAACAATGCGAAAGAAAATATCAACCAAGACAGCAAAGGAAGTGTGGTGATGAAAGGCAATCAATTTGTATTGAGTTTTATGGGAATCACCAAGATTTTTGACGGTAAAAAGAACTACACCATCAATCCGGAAGATGAGGAAATTACTATCTCGAAAGTGGACGAAAAAGACGAATCGGCGATCACTCCTTCAAAAATGATGACTTTTTTCAATACCGGTTATAAATTTTCGATGGATATTACTCAAAATGTAGCCGGCAAAAAAGTCCAATATGTAAAACTGACCCCTACCAGTGCCAAAGATCCCCGAAAAGAAATTTTGGTGGGAATCGATACGAAAACAAACAATATTCACAATGTTATTGAGATTGCCAAAAAAGGTACTAAAACAACATTGACCGTTATTTCTTTTAAAACAAATCAGGCATTACCAAAAAATCAGTTTACCTTTGTTGCGAGTAAATATCCTAACTATTACATCAACAAATTAGACTAATTATTTAGTGAAAATTCTAGATCGATACTTATTAAAAACATTTCTAGGTACATTTGCCACGGTATTTGTT belongs to Flavobacterium aquiphilum and includes:
- a CDS encoding diacylglycerol kinase family protein, whose protein sequence is MEFQKDNTLLTGRLKSVKFAFQGAVKLITTEHSVMVQFSIGILMTIAGIYFQITATEWLFQTLAIGLVMSIEGLNTAVEKIADFIHPNFHEKIGFIKDIAAGAVFFAALTAIAIGLIIYVPKFL
- a CDS encoding LolA family protein — its product is MRAIVGLLAALFIGFSTQAQDKKAKDLLDKVTAKVKSYENITIDFKYSLNNAKENINQDSKGSVVMKGNQFVLSFMGITKIFDGKKNYTINPEDEEITISKVDEKDESAITPSKMMTFFNTGYKFSMDITQNVAGKKVQYVKLTPTSAKDPRKEILVGIDTKTNNIHNVIEIAKKGTKTTLTVISFKTNQALPKNQFTFVASKYPNYYINKLD
- a CDS encoding DNA translocase FtsK; translated protein: MAKSTKKESLDKKSELEATEKKSWGLSKQHKIVLGFLLVLFSIALLVAFVSFFIYGQIDQSALTELGDRKEVVQNWLGKFGAYLADLFIYRGFGIAAFLFVRLFFLTGMYLILSLSIKKLKGVWFWDLFAVIILSVLFGFFATSLPELGGTIGYELNLFAQDYIGKTGTLLVLVFCVLLYLIFKIQVSPEKVQSFFEKTKKEISEDMASAPILSTTENNESAYNLEEFAVEDEPEEEWDNIHLKTPTSQFEINKEALKPTISSASEINLEPTIKPTPIELEPIAPAKAKTEPQTEEAFVIEKAVEEDIIEDNLASRLVEDFGLFDPTLDLSNYKFPTIDLLKEYSTGGITINQEELEENKNKIVDTLRNYKIEIAQIKATVGPSVTLYEIVPEAGIRISKIKSLEDDIALSLSALGIRIIAPIPGKGTIGIEVPNKTPTMVSMRSAIGSAKFQEAEMELPIALGKTISNETFVVDLAKMPHLLMAGATGQGKSVGLNAVLTSLLYKKHPAEVKFVLVDPKKVELTLFNKIERHYLAKLPDTEDAIITDNAKVVTTLNSLCVEMDNRYSLLKDAMVRNIKEYNEKFKSRRLNPENGHRFLPYIVLVVDEFADLIMTAGKEVEVPIARLAQLARAIGIHLIIATQRPSVNVITGLIKANFPARIAFRVTSKIDSRTILDTQGADQLIGRGDLLYSNGNDVVRVQCAFVDTPEVEKITEFIGSQKAYATAYLLPEFIGEDNGVSLEMDISERDSLFREAAEVIVNAQQGSASLLQRKLKLGYNRAGRLIDQLEAAGIVGPFEGSKARNVNIQDMASLDQFFQNEG
- a CDS encoding thioredoxin family protein; this translates as MLIELNEDTLASLIAQNEKVVVQYSASWCGNCRIMKPKFKKLALDNDGISFVLVDAESFPESRKLANVSNLPTFATFVNGKLVNETQTNKQEVLIELVNEIV
- the tpx gene encoding thiol peroxidase, giving the protein MATVTLKGNPIHTSGELPKVGSKLANFKLVKSDLSVADLSTFAGKKLVLNIFPSIDTGTCAASVRKFNETASKLENTSVLCISRDLPFAQQRFCGAEGLENVVNLSDFQEGTFGKDNGLDFIDGPLKGLHSRVIIVTDENGVVKHTEQVGEIVNEPNYEAALAAL
- a CDS encoding DUF6952 family protein, whose protein sequence is MKLPVIKHLTQFIEENDQDYIIETLEVLESMTEIASLKDEELDVIGELISNMYGALEVHKMIQQGTDKKEALNAFMKRVLGAIDK